Proteins encoded together in one Chitinophaga sp. LS1 window:
- a CDS encoding vitamin K epoxide reductase family protein codes for MLFLSALFSPEISHNSAETVQQLLLLKKVKVTDSTINRSLEEHADYPSLLSISDALFRWKVDNVTIRASVDQLRALPLPYVVKLQHEQSSFFTVVKEWSNGKVLINDAVSKKWQWMDETIFLERWKGFVMLAEQDAQSGEQEYVKQKKRADQKQLTFLSTLIVVLGLWLVPVILNIATYSWVAWPAVTAITLKFFGSYIGGLLLWYEVDKSNAGLQKVCKAGKKINCHAILNSNAAKVLGRFSWSEIGFFYFIGGFISLLVTGMDNNILTVLAWLNVLALPYTIFSVYYQWRIARQWCSLCLTVQGILVAEFIMNLFGHQLALPVWSIAGAMTLLAAFLLPALIWFIIKPIFIAAKDSRNHELEVLRMKRNPQLFQSLLQKQRVIESDTTGLGISLGNPNGSIKITKVCNPYCGPCAKSHVHIDELLDGNPEVQVQIIFTMKGDINDMNNVPVKHLMAIHQLGDEKLTRQALDAWYNAPVKDYNVFAARFPMHEAVQQQDAKVVRMGEWCRETNIAFTPTFFLNGRQFPDTYSISDLKYFLS; via the coding sequence ATGTTATTCCTATCCGCATTGTTTAGCCCGGAGATCAGCCACAATAGTGCAGAGACCGTACAACAATTATTATTATTAAAGAAGGTCAAAGTCACCGATAGCACCATAAACCGAAGTCTTGAAGAACATGCAGATTACCCATCGTTATTAAGTATTAGTGATGCGTTGTTCCGCTGGAAAGTAGATAATGTCACTATAAGGGCTTCGGTCGATCAGTTAAGGGCTTTGCCTTTACCATATGTAGTGAAGTTGCAGCACGAGCAATCTTCATTTTTCACAGTTGTGAAAGAATGGAGTAATGGAAAAGTGCTGATCAACGATGCTGTATCTAAAAAATGGCAATGGATGGATGAAACTATTTTCCTTGAAAGATGGAAAGGTTTTGTCATGCTTGCAGAACAAGATGCACAATCCGGTGAACAGGAATATGTAAAGCAAAAGAAAAGAGCCGACCAGAAGCAGCTTACCTTTTTATCAACACTCATTGTTGTGCTGGGTCTGTGGTTGGTCCCTGTCATTTTAAATATAGCCACTTATTCATGGGTGGCATGGCCGGCTGTTACTGCAATAACTTTAAAGTTTTTTGGGAGCTATATAGGTGGTTTACTGTTATGGTATGAGGTGGATAAGTCCAATGCTGGTTTACAAAAGGTTTGTAAAGCAGGTAAGAAAATCAATTGTCATGCTATTCTGAATTCCAATGCGGCAAAGGTATTAGGCAGGTTTAGCTGGAGTGAAATCGGATTCTTTTATTTTATTGGCGGCTTTATTTCGCTTCTGGTAACGGGTATGGATAATAATATCCTTACAGTACTGGCCTGGCTGAATGTGCTTGCGTTGCCCTATACTATATTTTCAGTTTACTATCAATGGAGAATAGCACGTCAATGGTGTTCTTTGTGTCTGACAGTGCAGGGTATACTGGTTGCAGAATTTATTATGAATCTGTTCGGTCATCAGCTAGCTCTGCCTGTCTGGAGTATAGCCGGGGCAATGACGCTGTTAGCCGCATTTTTACTGCCTGCATTGATCTGGTTTATCATTAAACCCATCTTTATTGCGGCAAAAGATAGCCGGAACCATGAATTGGAAGTGCTGCGTATGAAACGCAATCCCCAGTTGTTTCAAAGTCTGCTGCAGAAGCAAAGGGTCATCGAAAGCGATACGACAGGCCTTGGTATCAGTTTAGGTAATCCTAATGGTAGCATTAAAATAACCAAAGTTTGTAACCCATATTGTGGCCCCTGTGCTAAATCACATGTCCATATCGATGAACTCCTGGATGGAAATCCTGAAGTACAGGTGCAAATCATTTTTACTATGAAAGGGGATATCAATGATATGAATAATGTGCCTGTAAAACATTTGATGGCTATCCATCAGCTGGGCGATGAGAAATTGACCAGACAGGCCCTAGATGCTTGGTATAACGCACCTGTCAAAGATTATAATGTATTTGCCGCAAGGTTCCCTATGCATGAAGCCGTACAACAGCAGGATGCAAAGGTAGTACGAATGGGCGAGTGGTGCCGTGAAACCAATATCGCCTTTACGCCTACATTCTTCCTGAATGGCCGCCAGTTCCCAGATACTTATAGCATAAGCGATTTAAAATATTTCCTAAGCTAG